A window from Plasmodium chabaudi chabaudi strain AS genome assembly, chromosome: 11 encodes these proteins:
- a CDS encoding rhomboid protease ROM7, putative, with product MNLSILLIFIIYITRGNSLHYNKINSKGITAFINTKNPILKNEYKVYRFKKYNNVEKKIYSFKESALSLFNTVKDKEKIANLLENISNNVKIKFPNRFIYYNYLFNKCKLDRILIVINTLLYLYLNRVDKNEEKKIFFTKGNLVQIKDEQKAEKYQCNYYDIYKNKNYKTLFSSIFIHKNILHLYFNMSSLMSIYRMISPIYSNSQILITYLLSGFLSNLISYIYYMKPLKKDIFLKDIIDQNYYSRDIPLNKPNKIICGSSSAIYSLYGMYITHMIFFYFKNNYIMNTGFLYNIFYSFLSSLLLENVSHFNHILGFISGFFMSSTLILFDNN from the coding sequence atgAATCTTTCAATTTTGctgatatttataatatatattacaagaGGGAATTCGTTGcattataacaaaataaattccaAAGGAATAACTGcatttataaatactaaaaatcctattttaaaaaatgaatacaaAGTATATcgattcaaaaaatataacaatgtAGAGAAGAagatatattcatttaagGAAAGCGCTTTAAGTTTATTTAATACTGTGAAAGATAAAGAGAAAATAGCCAATTTGcttgaaaatatttcaaataatgtaaaaattaaatttccTAATAGATTTATATActacaattatttatttaataaatgtaaattaGACAGAATACTCATAGTAATAAACACACtgctttatttatatttaaatagggttgataaaaatgaagaaaaaaaaatattttttactaaaGGGAATTTAGttcaaataaaagatgAACAGAAAGCAGAAAAATATCAAtgtaattattatgatatatataaaaataagaattataaaacactattttcatctatttttatccataaaaatatcttacatttatattttaatatgagTTCACTAATGTCCATATACAGAATGATATCGCCAATTTATTCAAATAGCCAAATActtattacatatttattatctgGATTTCTTTCCAACTTAATatcttatatatactatatgaAACCactaaaaaaagatatatttttaaaagacaTAATCgatcaaaattattatagtCGTGATATACCTTTAAATAAGcccaataaaataatatgtggAAGCAGTTCAGCTATATATTCCCTATATGGAATGTATATAACacatatgatttttttttattttaaaaataattatattatgaatacAGGCTTCCTCTATAACATTTtctattcatttttatcatctttACTTTTAGAAAATGTTAGTCATTTTAACCATATTTTAGGATTTATAAGTGGATTTTTTATGTCTTCCACATTGATTTTgtttgataataattaa